One part of the Vibrio hyugaensis genome encodes these proteins:
- a CDS encoding sensor domain-containing diguanylate cyclase, which produces MRIEHAATMAKTHLSSQMTFLSGSIAGRNYANLMMPSTKANLSAIDDLLFVEVSGVSDYKTQEVAVRYLAKTNQVWRIDVSDYEVGSLKGQKQNLLRMLSMTPSGEEIKRNKLQYLVNKTSVDLDALLDSQRLNRETELPWNKDALRNADFYYDSALSVLHVCLPLRNNNGGYIWAVLDASQLDNIKLHLIKELSSEALIATLISMILIYVVTMWIVSPLKRLSTSMKKDIEKIDQSHIPEIRRSDEIGELARSYSSLITKIKNQLRVLRQQTDTDTLTGVGSRFLYKRSAPFFVRDSLKTMEYVCFVLCDIDNFKKFNDTYGHTEGDNALCDVAQVFRSQLGTDQPSYRLGGEEFALLVYGNNPEVLNSKVERLRQAIETLAIPHVKNQPSGVVTISVGAVPITRSTEEPTFESCQAALERAFEIADKNLYTAKDTGRNTVIMAKPIQI; this is translated from the coding sequence ATGCGAATTGAACACGCAGCGACCATGGCAAAAACTCATCTCTCTTCTCAAATGACGTTTCTATCTGGCTCCATTGCCGGGCGCAACTACGCCAACTTGATGATGCCATCCACCAAGGCGAATTTGAGTGCTATCGACGATCTGCTTTTCGTTGAGGTCTCGGGTGTATCGGATTACAAAACTCAAGAGGTGGCAGTTCGTTATCTCGCAAAAACCAACCAAGTATGGCGTATTGATGTTAGTGATTATGAAGTAGGTAGCCTAAAAGGGCAGAAACAGAACCTACTTCGCATGCTTTCAATGACTCCTAGCGGGGAGGAGATAAAGCGCAATAAGCTTCAATATCTGGTGAACAAAACCAGTGTCGATCTCGATGCGTTGTTAGATAGCCAGCGTTTAAACAGAGAAACCGAGTTGCCTTGGAACAAAGACGCTTTGCGTAACGCTGACTTTTATTACGATTCGGCCTTGTCGGTCTTGCATGTTTGCCTTCCACTGCGCAATAACAATGGTGGGTATATTTGGGCTGTTCTAGATGCAAGTCAGCTCGACAACATCAAACTGCACCTCATCAAAGAACTGAGTAGCGAAGCACTCATCGCGACTTTGATATCAATGATACTCATATACGTCGTCACGATGTGGATCGTCAGTCCATTAAAGCGCTTGTCTACTTCAATGAAGAAAGACATTGAGAAAATAGATCAATCCCATATTCCGGAAATCCGACGTTCTGATGAAATTGGTGAGTTAGCACGCTCATATTCTAGCCTGATCACCAAGATCAAAAATCAACTTCGTGTGCTTCGTCAACAAACAGATACTGATACGCTGACAGGGGTTGGTTCTCGGTTTTTGTATAAACGTAGCGCGCCGTTCTTTGTTCGAGATTCACTCAAGACTATGGAGTACGTCTGCTTTGTTCTGTGTGATATCGATAACTTTAAAAAGTTTAATGACACCTACGGTCATACCGAAGGGGATAACGCATTGTGTGATGTAGCCCAAGTATTCCGCTCGCAACTTGGTACGGATCAACCTTCTTATCGTTTAGGTGGCGAAGAGTTTGCTCTACTTGTTTATGGCAATAACCCCGAGGTTTTAAATTCAAAAGTAGAACGTTTAAGGCAAGCGATAGAAACGCTCGCTATTCCTCATGTTAAGAATCAACCATCTGGTGTCGTTACCATCTCTGTCGGAGCGGTACCGATAACACGTTCGACAGAAGAGCCAACCTTTGAATCTTGTCAGGCGGCATTAGAGCGTGCTTTTGAAATTGCAGATAAAAACCTATACACCGCCAAAGACACTGGCCGAAATACGGTGATCATGGCGAAGCCTATCCAAATTTAA
- a CDS encoding nucleoside hydrolase, translated as MHHIGEDKQFCGSQTRLWVDTDITIGHKSGLKPCDVDDGYALGLLLRSQEVDIVGVSSTLGNCDDIEVATEIAQSFIQKFGPTYLSVSKGSASFFDSAVEVPKAVTDLAEQLKQEPLTILAIGALTNIALLIKHYPDVLHNIEKIVCVAGRRSTDQHFVASKHQTRPFRDLNFEVDEAAFEVLLSSDVPLTLVPFEVCADVWVNFSELRAMSHASSLSHFLEQHSMIWWTEWKLIFGAKEGFIPFDMVAAAYVVNPEWFVSHSWKSKVEIAASDTDKHKEKAYLVCNESIEQGRVVDYVVEVSPDAEPEMLKRLAERDIGAFVLGLSHINVIVDDVDTAADYYQRVLGFERALDAQGQQMDYRGVSMAEFNQDAGLAGQDVVVDVLFVKHPYASVYLELMKYHSPVGATAIPPQPRTYDLGGPRHIALEVSNCGEVFRYLKQQEGVTMIDESKSYHPEKLNGFPITFFYWIDKYGIQWEMEEGRRVGTSRGII; from the coding sequence ATGCATCATATTGGGGAAGATAAACAGTTTTGCGGCTCACAAACACGTTTATGGGTGGATACTGATATCACCATTGGTCACAAGAGTGGTTTAAAGCCATGTGATGTCGATGACGGGTATGCACTGGGCTTGTTACTTCGAAGCCAAGAAGTGGATATTGTTGGAGTAAGCTCTACATTGGGTAACTGCGACGATATTGAAGTGGCGACTGAAATCGCACAGTCTTTTATCCAAAAGTTTGGTCCGACATATCTGAGTGTTTCAAAGGGAAGTGCAAGCTTCTTTGACTCTGCTGTGGAGGTTCCAAAAGCCGTTACCGATCTTGCTGAACAACTAAAACAAGAGCCTCTGACTATTTTGGCAATTGGTGCGTTAACCAATATTGCACTGCTGATTAAACATTACCCTGATGTGCTTCACAACATCGAAAAGATCGTTTGTGTTGCAGGCCGCCGCAGTACCGACCAGCATTTTGTCGCGAGCAAACATCAAACGCGTCCATTTCGCGATCTCAACTTTGAGGTCGACGAAGCGGCTTTCGAAGTACTTTTAAGTAGCGATGTACCTTTAACATTGGTTCCTTTTGAGGTGTGTGCGGATGTCTGGGTGAACTTTTCTGAACTAAGAGCCATGAGCCACGCCAGCAGTTTAAGCCACTTTCTGGAACAACACTCAATGATTTGGTGGACAGAGTGGAAACTGATCTTTGGTGCAAAGGAAGGGTTCATTCCTTTCGACATGGTTGCTGCAGCTTATGTGGTGAATCCAGAGTGGTTTGTTTCTCACTCTTGGAAGTCCAAGGTGGAGATCGCAGCAAGTGATACGGACAAACATAAAGAGAAAGCTTATCTGGTTTGCAACGAATCGATAGAGCAGGGACGAGTGGTCGACTATGTGGTTGAAGTATCGCCAGATGCTGAACCGGAAATGCTTAAGCGTTTAGCAGAGCGTGATATTGGCGCATTTGTACTTGGTTTATCTCATATCAACGTCATTGTCGATGATGTTGATACGGCGGCTGATTACTATCAGCGAGTACTCGGTTTTGAACGCGCACTTGATGCTCAGGGGCAACAAATGGATTACCGCGGCGTGAGTATGGCCGAGTTTAACCAAGATGCAGGTTTAGCTGGACAAGACGTCGTCGTTGACGTGCTGTTTGTGAAGCATCCTTATGCGTCGGTTTATCTGGAGCTGATGAAATACCATTCGCCTGTTGGTGCGACGGCTATACCGCCTCAACCAAGAACCTATGATCTTGGTGGTCCTCGTCATATTGCACTCGAAGTTTCCAACTGTGGTGAGGTATTTCGATACTTAAAACAACAAGAGGGGGTCACTATGATTGATGAGTCTAAAAGTTACCACCCAGAAAAATTGAATGGCTTCCCGATCACCTTTTTCTATTGGATAGACAAATACGGTATTCAATGGGAGATGGAAGAAGGGCGTAGAGTAGGGACATCACGCGGCATTATTTAA
- the nirB gene encoding nitrite reductase large subunit NirB: MSKLKLVVIGNGMVGHRYIEDLVEKADMSNMDITVFCEEPRVAYDRVHLSSYFSHHTADELSLVKEGFYEKHGINMLIGERAININRENRIVYSSTGREIKYDKLILATGSFPFVPPIKGHESKDCFVYRTIEDLKAIEACAKKSKSGVVIGGGLLGLEAAGALKALGVETHVVEFAPKLMAEQLDLAGGNQLRQKIERMGVNVHTSKNTLEIAAEGTNARNVMRFADGSELETDFIVFSAGIRPQDKLARQMELEVAPRGGVAINDHCQTSDENIYAIGECASWNEMFYGLVAPGYKMATVAVDHLLGNTESKFEGADMSAKLKLLGVKVGSIGDANGRTEGCKSYVYQNEEQEVYKRLIVSEDNKKLIGAVMVGDTSDYGDLLQLMLNEIDLPEHPDALILPAHAGAEKPALGADALPESAVICSCFDVTKGKIAQAVADGHHTLGDIKAVTGAGTGCGGCIPLVTSVLNAELAKSGIEVKNDVCEHFAYSRQELFHLIRIEEIKTFDELLEKYGKGYGCEVCKPLAGSILASCWGEHILKPQLVKLHDTNDNFLGNIQKDGTYSVIPRMAGGEVTPQALGALANVAEEYNLYTKVTGAQRIGLFGAQKDDLPEIWRKLIDAGFETGQAYAKALRMAKTCVGSTWCRYGVQDSVGLGSYIENRYKGIRTPHKMKFGVSGCTRECAEAQGKDLGIIATDAGWNMYVCGNGGMKPRHADLLASDIDKETLIKYIDRFMMFYIRTAAPLQRTSVWMENMEGGVDYLREVIVDDKLGINAQLEADVAKLVDEYECEWTATINDESQLTRFAHFINSDKRDDNVVFVQEREQHRPATFTEKHPEAKGDILHVAITEA; the protein is encoded by the coding sequence ATGAGCAAGTTGAAGCTAGTAGTCATCGGTAACGGTATGGTAGGCCACCGTTACATTGAAGACTTAGTCGAGAAAGCTGATATGTCTAATATGGACATTACGGTTTTCTGTGAAGAACCTCGTGTCGCATACGACCGTGTGCACCTTTCCTCTTACTTTTCTCACCATACTGCAGATGAACTTTCTTTAGTGAAAGAAGGCTTCTACGAGAAACACGGTATTAACATGCTGATCGGCGAGCGCGCGATTAATATCAACCGTGAAAACCGTATTGTTTATTCAAGCACAGGTCGTGAAATTAAATACGACAAGCTGATTCTTGCTACTGGCTCATTCCCATTTGTACCGCCTATCAAAGGTCATGAAAGCAAAGATTGTTTTGTTTACCGCACTATCGAAGATCTAAAAGCGATCGAAGCGTGTGCGAAGAAAAGCAAATCTGGTGTGGTTATCGGTGGTGGTCTTCTAGGCCTTGAAGCAGCAGGCGCGTTAAAAGCTCTGGGTGTGGAAACTCACGTGGTTGAGTTCGCACCAAAACTGATGGCTGAGCAGCTTGATCTTGCTGGTGGTAATCAGCTTCGTCAAAAAATCGAACGTATGGGCGTGAACGTTCACACCAGCAAAAACACGCTTGAGATTGCGGCAGAAGGCACAAACGCACGCAACGTTATGCGTTTTGCTGACGGTTCTGAGCTAGAAACAGACTTCATCGTATTCTCTGCTGGTATTCGTCCACAAGACAAACTTGCACGCCAAATGGAGCTAGAAGTGGCACCTCGTGGTGGTGTTGCTATCAACGACCATTGTCAGACTTCTGATGAGAACATCTACGCGATTGGTGAATGTGCGTCTTGGAACGAAATGTTCTACGGCCTTGTTGCTCCAGGCTACAAGATGGCGACAGTTGCTGTTGATCACCTACTAGGTAACACAGAAAGCAAATTCGAAGGCGCTGACATGTCTGCGAAGCTGAAACTGTTGGGCGTGAAAGTTGGTTCTATCGGTGACGCGAACGGTCGTACTGAAGGCTGTAAGAGTTACGTTTACCAAAACGAAGAGCAAGAAGTTTACAAACGTCTTATCGTTTCTGAAGACAACAAGAAACTGATTGGCGCGGTTATGGTTGGCGATACGTCTGACTACGGCGACCTGCTTCAACTTATGTTGAACGAAATCGACCTACCAGAACACCCAGATGCGTTGATCCTTCCTGCACACGCAGGCGCAGAGAAACCAGCACTAGGTGCAGACGCTCTACCAGAAAGCGCAGTGATCTGTTCTTGTTTCGACGTAACCAAAGGCAAGATCGCTCAAGCGGTTGCTGATGGTCACCACACATTGGGTGACATCAAAGCAGTGACTGGCGCAGGTACAGGCTGTGGTGGTTGTATTCCTCTCGTGACGTCTGTTCTAAATGCTGAGCTTGCTAAATCTGGTATCGAAGTGAAGAACGACGTGTGTGAGCACTTTGCATACTCACGCCAAGAGTTGTTCCACCTAATCCGCATTGAAGAGATCAAAACGTTTGATGAGCTTCTAGAGAAATACGGTAAAGGTTACGGTTGTGAAGTTTGTAAACCACTGGCTGGTTCTATCTTGGCTTCTTGCTGGGGTGAGCACATTCTTAAGCCACAACTGGTTAAGCTGCACGACACGAACGATAACTTCCTAGGTAACATCCAAAAAGACGGTACTTACTCTGTCATCCCACGTATGGCGGGTGGTGAAGTAACACCTCAAGCACTGGGTGCGTTAGCGAACGTTGCTGAAGAATACAACCTATACACCAAAGTAACCGGTGCTCAACGTATTGGTCTGTTTGGTGCTCAAAAAGACGATCTTCCAGAGATCTGGCGCAAGCTTATCGACGCTGGTTTCGAAACAGGTCAAGCGTACGCAAAAGCACTTCGTATGGCGAAGACATGTGTGGGCTCTACTTGGTGTCGTTACGGCGTCCAAGATTCTGTTGGTCTAGGTTCTTACATCGAGAACCGTTACAAAGGCATCCGTACACCTCATAAGATGAAGTTCGGTGTTTCAGGCTGTACTCGTGAGTGTGCAGAAGCACAAGGTAAAGACCTTGGCATCATCGCGACTGACGCAGGTTGGAACATGTACGTATGTGGTAACGGTGGTATGAAACCTCGTCACGCAGACCTACTTGCAAGTGACATAGATAAAGAAACGCTAATCAAGTACATCGACCGCTTCATGATGTTCTACATCCGTACTGCTGCGCCACTACAACGCACATCAGTTTGGATGGAAAACATGGAAGGTGGCGTTGACTACCTACGCGAAGTGATTGTTGACGACAAACTTGGCATCAACGCTCAACTAGAAGCTGACGTAGCGAAGCTTGTAGACGAGTACGAGTGTGAGTGGACTGCGACTATCAACGACGAATCACAACTGACTCGTTTCGCGCACTTCATCAACTCTGACAAGCGCGATGACAACGTTGTGTTTGTACAAGAGCGTGAACAGCACCGCCCAGCAACCTTCACGGAAAAACACCCTGAAGCGAAAGGCGACATCCTACACGTAGCGATCACTGAAGCATAA
- the nirD gene encoding nitrite reductase small subunit NirD codes for MSFEKICQISDIVPGTGVCALVDGQQVAVFRPTQAEEVLAISNTDPFFQSNVLSRGLICEHQGELWVASPLKKQRFNLTTGACMEDERFSVKAYKTRVTNGEVEISA; via the coding sequence ATGTCATTTGAAAAGATTTGCCAAATCAGCGACATCGTACCGGGCACGGGTGTTTGTGCACTGGTTGATGGTCAGCAAGTTGCGGTATTCCGCCCAACACAAGCAGAAGAAGTGCTGGCGATCAGCAACACAGACCCGTTCTTCCAATCAAACGTGCTTTCTCGCGGTTTGATCTGTGAGCACCAAGGCGAGCTTTGGGTGGCTAGCCCACTTAAGAAGCAACGTTTTAACCTGACAACAGGTGCGTGCATGGAAGACGAGCGTTTTAGCGTGAAAGCATACAAAACGCGCGTAACCAACGGCGAAGTAGAAATTTCTGCATAA
- a CDS encoding formate/nitrite transporter family protein, which translates to MSTDYKPAEFVQTMINVGEAKTNTSTRDLLLRGTMAGIILSLAVVVAITTMVQTGIGIVGALVFPVGFVILSVMGYDLVTGVFGLAPLAKFANRPGITWGRIFRCWGLVGLGNLIGSLIVAYLVAISLTGNFSLELNAVAKKFVAVSTARSLGFENMGMDGWITCFVRGIFCNLMVCLGVIGNMTARSVSGRVAMMWFPIFIFFALVFEHTVVNMFLFPLGMILGADFGIATWLNFNLVPTILGNIVGGLVMTCIPLYLTHAKTAPSINAEQEVKAQPAMAK; encoded by the coding sequence ATGTCTACTGATTATAAGCCTGCAGAATTCGTTCAAACCATGATCAACGTGGGTGAAGCGAAAACCAACACTAGCACTCGTGATTTGTTACTTCGCGGTACTATGGCGGGTATCATCCTCTCGCTAGCGGTTGTCGTTGCAATTACCACTATGGTTCAAACCGGTATTGGCATCGTGGGTGCGCTTGTCTTCCCAGTTGGTTTCGTGATTCTAAGTGTGATGGGTTACGACCTAGTAACAGGTGTTTTTGGTCTAGCGCCTCTGGCTAAGTTTGCAAACCGTCCTGGTATCACTTGGGGTCGTATCTTCCGTTGTTGGGGTCTTGTAGGCTTGGGTAACCTTATCGGTTCTCTAATCGTTGCTTACCTAGTGGCTATCTCACTGACAGGTAACTTCTCTCTAGAACTGAACGCAGTAGCGAAGAAATTTGTCGCTGTTTCTACCGCGCGTAGCCTTGGTTTTGAAAACATGGGTATGGACGGATGGATCACGTGTTTCGTACGCGGCATCTTCTGTAACCTAATGGTGTGTCTAGGCGTTATCGGCAACATGACTGCACGTTCAGTGTCTGGCCGTGTGGCAATGATGTGGTTCCCAATCTTCATCTTCTTCGCGCTAGTATTTGAGCACACAGTAGTAAACATGTTCCTATTCCCACTAGGTATGATCCTAGGTGCTGATTTTGGTATCGCGACTTGGTTGAACTTCAACCTTGTCCCAACCATCCTAGGTAACATTGTTGGTGGTCTAGTGATGACTTGTATTCCACTGTACCTAACTCACGCAAAAACTGCGCCTTCTATCAATGCTGAACAAGAAGTAAAAGCACAACCTGCAATGGCTAAATAA
- the cobA gene encoding uroporphyrinogen-III C-methyltransferase, whose translation MTTVNSSLNSGFVSLVGAGPGDPDLLTVKGLKAIQAAEVVVYDRLVSKDILELAHASAEMIYVGKKLDFHCVPQDQINQILVQKAQEGKRVVRLKGGDSFIFGRGGEELEELAEFGIKYEVVPGITAAAGATAYAGIPLTHRDHAQSVQFITGHVQKDGREIEWHSLAQSNNTLVFYMGLKQSGHIMDKLITHGLDPEMSCAIIENGTREEQRVFQGKLNELSNMAEKAISPALIVVGSVTKLHNKLDWFGKS comes from the coding sequence ATGACTACTGTTAACTCATCTTTAAACAGCGGCTTTGTTTCTCTTGTTGGTGCCGGTCCTGGTGATCCTGATTTGCTCACAGTAAAAGGCTTAAAAGCCATTCAAGCAGCCGAAGTTGTGGTTTACGACCGATTGGTGTCGAAAGACATTCTAGAATTGGCTCACGCATCAGCAGAGATGATCTACGTTGGCAAGAAGTTGGACTTTCACTGCGTACCTCAAGATCAAATCAACCAAATCTTGGTCCAGAAAGCGCAAGAAGGTAAACGCGTTGTGCGTCTAAAGGGCGGTGATTCATTTATCTTTGGCCGTGGTGGTGAAGAGCTGGAAGAGCTGGCAGAATTTGGCATCAAATACGAAGTGGTGCCGGGTATTACGGCGGCGGCGGGTGCAACGGCTTATGCCGGTATTCCATTAACGCACCGTGACCATGCACAAAGCGTACAGTTCATCACGGGCCATGTACAAAAAGATGGGCGCGAAATTGAATGGCATTCATTAGCGCAATCTAACAACACGCTTGTGTTTTACATGGGTTTGAAACAAAGCGGTCATATCATGGACAAACTGATTACTCATGGCTTAGACCCAGAAATGTCATGCGCTATCATAGAAAACGGTACTCGTGAGGAACAACGTGTGTTCCAAGGAAAGTTGAACGAGCTATCGAACATGGCGGAGAAAGCAATCAGCCCTGCATTGATTGTGGTAGGCAGTGTCACAAAACTACACAACAAACTGGATTGGTTCGGCAAATCGTAA
- a CDS encoding DUF4174 domain-containing protein: MNKSTIVVLLSCLISSAAFGYPAHSQYWPHRSVLYFAPENDNHVKQFLLEALMNECELEDRDVITLVIAEDGYTEPSWLKEEFDLKMLAALYEVEKGQHTAILLGKDGQEKHRWGAQTDWQFINNLIDEMPMRKREMQQKRNPCAI, encoded by the coding sequence ATGAACAAGTCTACTATAGTCGTGTTGCTTTCATGCCTCATATCAAGTGCCGCGTTCGGTTACCCTGCCCACTCTCAATATTGGCCACACCGCAGCGTCTTATATTTTGCGCCAGAAAACGACAATCATGTGAAACAGTTTTTGCTCGAGGCTCTAATGAATGAGTGTGAACTTGAAGACAGAGACGTGATAACGCTCGTCATTGCAGAAGATGGGTATACAGAGCCGTCTTGGTTGAAAGAAGAGTTTGACCTTAAGATGCTCGCCGCACTTTACGAAGTTGAAAAAGGTCAACATACCGCGATTCTACTAGGCAAAGATGGCCAAGAAAAACACCGTTGGGGAGCGCAAACGGATTGGCAGTTCATCAACAATCTTATCGATGAAATGCCAATGCGAAAAAGGGAAATGCAGCAAAAACGCAATCCCTGTGCAATTTAA
- a CDS encoding NYN domain-containing protein, whose amino-acid sequence MNSESKQKIAILVDVQNVYYTCREAYRSNFDYNQFWYVATQGKEVASAKAYAIASNDPKQRQFHHILRGVGFEVMLKPFIQRRDGSAKGDWDVGITLDAIEVAQDVDEVVLVSGDGDFCLLVERIQQRFNKRVTVYGVPRLTSQTLIDCADNFVAIDEDFLL is encoded by the coding sequence ATGAATTCGGAAAGCAAACAAAAGATCGCCATCTTGGTTGATGTGCAGAATGTGTATTACACCTGCCGCGAAGCGTACCGCAGCAATTTTGATTACAACCAGTTTTGGTATGTTGCGACACAAGGGAAAGAAGTGGCGAGTGCAAAAGCTTATGCGATTGCGAGTAATGACCCGAAGCAGCGTCAATTTCACCATATCCTGCGTGGTGTCGGCTTCGAAGTCATGCTTAAACCGTTTATTCAGCGACGTGACGGCAGTGCAAAAGGCGATTGGGATGTGGGTATTACACTGGATGCCATCGAGGTAGCACAAGACGTAGATGAAGTCGTATTGGTCTCTGGTGATGGTGATTTTTGCTTGCTGGTTGAGCGAATTCAGCAGCGCTTCAATAAGAGAGTCACAGTGTATGGCGTACCTAGGCTTACGTCGCAAACCTTGATCGATTGTGCCGATAACTTCGTCGCCATCGATGAAGACTTTCTTCTCTAA
- a CDS encoding anaerobic C4-dicarboxylate transporter, with product MLYLEFMFLLVMLYIGSRYGGIGLGVVSGIGLVIEVFIFKMPPTSPPVTVMLIILAVVTCASILEAAGGLKYMLQVAERVLRKNPKRVTLIAPFVTYFMTFLLGTGHAVYSIMPIIGDVALKNGIRPERPMAAASVASQIAITASPISAAVVYYLAQLSDIQHEITLLSILLVTVPATLFGTLLMSLYSLKRGKELEDDEEYQERLKDPVWRDKILNTTATSLDEILPVSARNSVLLFILSILVIVVIAMWPEVRTIVDGGKPISMAVVIQMMMLCFGGIILLATKTDPRDVPNGVVFKSGMVAAIAIFGIAWMSDTYFQYAMPQFKSGIVEMVTSYPWTFALALFIVSVVVNSQAATARMMLPVGLGLGLEPALLIGLMPAVYGYFFIPNYPSDIATVNFDTSGTTKIGKWYFNHSFMSVGLIGVIGACCLGYLLGQMIIPS from the coding sequence ATGTTGTATCTTGAGTTTATGTTCTTACTCGTGATGCTGTATATCGGCTCACGGTATGGCGGCATCGGTCTTGGTGTCGTTTCTGGTATTGGTTTGGTGATTGAAGTCTTTATCTTTAAAATGCCGCCTACCTCCCCACCTGTCACCGTTATGCTTATCATCCTTGCGGTGGTCACTTGTGCGTCAATCTTAGAAGCGGCTGGTGGCTTAAAGTACATGTTGCAAGTCGCTGAGCGTGTGCTGCGTAAGAACCCAAAACGCGTGACCTTAATTGCGCCATTTGTCACTTACTTTATGACTTTCTTATTAGGTACAGGTCATGCCGTCTACTCAATCATGCCAATCATTGGTGATGTAGCGTTGAAGAACGGCATTCGTCCTGAGCGCCCAATGGCAGCGGCATCGGTTGCTTCTCAAATCGCGATCACTGCGTCACCAATCTCAGCAGCAGTGGTTTACTACCTTGCACAATTGTCTGATATCCAACACGAGATCACCCTACTTTCTATTTTACTCGTTACTGTGCCTGCCACATTGTTCGGTACTTTGCTGATGTCCCTTTACAGCTTAAAACGCGGTAAAGAACTTGAAGACGATGAAGAATACCAAGAACGTCTAAAAGATCCGGTTTGGAGAGACAAAATCCTGAATACAACCGCAACTTCGCTCGATGAAATATTGCCCGTAAGCGCACGTAATTCAGTATTGCTATTCATTCTGTCGATTCTCGTGATTGTAGTGATTGCTATGTGGCCGGAAGTTCGAACTATTGTCGACGGCGGCAAGCCAATCAGTATGGCGGTGGTTATCCAAATGATGATGCTCTGCTTCGGCGGTATCATTCTGCTTGCGACAAAAACCGATCCACGTGATGTTCCGAACGGCGTGGTCTTCAAATCCGGTATGGTGGCTGCGATTGCGATCTTCGGTATCGCATGGATGTCAGACACCTACTTCCAATACGCAATGCCTCAATTTAAATCTGGCATCGTTGAAATGGTAACTAGCTACCCTTGGACCTTCGCACTTGCACTATTCATCGTATCGGTTGTGGTCAACTCTCAAGCGGCGACAGCACGAATGATGCTACCGGTTGGTTTGGGCCTTGGTTTGGAACCTGCGCTACTTATCGGTTTAATGCCTGCCGTTTACGGTTACTTCTTTATTCCCAACTACCCTTCAGATATCGCGACTGTGAACTTTGATACTTCAGGTACAACGAAGATTGGTAAATGGTACTTCAACCACTCTTTCATGTCGGTAGGTTTAATCGGTGTGATTGGGGCGTGCTGCTTGGGTTACTTATTGGGACAAATGATCATCCCATCATAA
- a CDS encoding siderophore ferric iron reductase, with the protein MSEQFFPQLFHYSKEVTPYLHGSIGAIETDAIHIDNDINPIVQGLYQTLSEAHPEAGKAYWLTRTWDLLCWQPMFVAFISIYGFHTLPNLRGMGQYVHSGFVTGYRFPDEQHVHGEIEDLIKEAGGQIREVYDFYQTQMSEWTRIRPGFTQQLMSDGVMSCLLRLQKNFPQFTNEMIQAQANLWLEALGLNTTNVSSLYNVGEEQPLKLVRKSCCLVYKCEGRQLCEDCPRTDKNKQLIRSRNMQG; encoded by the coding sequence ATGTCCGAGCAATTCTTCCCACAACTATTTCATTACTCCAAAGAGGTTACGCCTTATTTACATGGCAGTATTGGTGCAATTGAAACTGATGCTATCCATATCGACAATGATATCAATCCAATCGTTCAAGGACTCTATCAAACGCTCTCAGAGGCGCACCCAGAAGCGGGTAAGGCGTATTGGCTTACGCGAACATGGGACTTACTGTGTTGGCAACCGATGTTCGTGGCGTTCATCTCTATTTATGGCTTTCACACGCTACCTAACCTAAGAGGCATGGGGCAATACGTTCACTCCGGTTTTGTCACGGGGTACCGTTTCCCTGATGAACAACATGTTCACGGGGAAATCGAGGACTTAATAAAAGAAGCGGGTGGGCAAATACGTGAGGTTTACGACTTTTACCAAACCCAAATGAGCGAATGGACAAGAATTCGCCCCGGATTTACTCAACAATTGATGTCTGATGGCGTTATGTCTTGCTTACTACGACTACAAAAAAACTTTCCGCAATTTACTAATGAGATGATTCAAGCCCAAGCCAATTTGTGGTTAGAGGCGCTTGGATTGAATACGACTAACGTCTCGTCTTTGTATAATGTAGGCGAAGAGCAGCCACTAAAATTAGTACGCAAGAGCTGCTGTCTGGTTTACAAATGCGAAGGAAGACAACTCTGCGAAGACTGCCCAAGAACGGATAAAAATAAACAGTTAATCAGATCGAGAAACATGCAGGGCTAA